One segment of Onychomys torridus chromosome 3, mOncTor1.1, whole genome shotgun sequence DNA contains the following:
- the Tuba8 gene encoding tubulin alpha-8 chain isoform X1, with protein MRECISVHVGQAGVQIGNACWELFCLEHGIQADGTFGTQASKVNDDDSFTTFFSETGNGKHVPRAVMVDLEPTVVDEVRAGTYRHLFHPEQLITGKEDAANNYARGHYTVGKESIDLVLDRIRKLTDACSGLQGFLIFHSFGGGTGSGFTSLLMERLSLDYGKKSKLEFAIYPAPQVSTAVVEPYNSILTTHTTLEHSDCAFMVDNEAIYDICRRNLDIERPTYTNLNRLISQIVSSITASLRFDGALNVDLTEFQTNLVPYPRIHFPLVTYAPIISAEKAYHEQLSVAEITSSCFEPNSQMVKCDPRHGKYMACCMLYRGDVVPKDVNVAIAAIKTKRTIQFVDWCPTGFKVGINYQPPTVVPGGDLAKVQRAVCMLSNTTAIAEAWARLDHKFDLMYAKRAFVHWYVGEGMEEGEFSEAREDLAALEKDYEEVGTDSFEEENEGEEF; from the exons CGCGAATGCATATCAGTCCACGTGGGTCAAGCTGGAGTTCAGATTGGCAACGCCTGCTGGGAACTCTTCTGCTTAGAACATGGCATCCAGGCAGATGGAACCTTTGGCACTCAGGCCAGCAAGGTCAACGATGACGACTCCTTCACCACCTTTTTCAGTGAGACTGGCAATGGGAAGCATGTGCCCCGGGCGGTCATGGTCGACCTGGAACCTACTGTAGTAG ATGAGGTGCGGGCAGGAACCTACCGCCATCTCTTCCATCCTGAGCAGCTGATCACGGGGAAGGAGGATGCTGCTAACAATTACGCCCGCGGGCACTATACAGTAGGCAAGGAGAGTATCGACCTGGTGCTGGACCGCATCCGTAAGCTG ACAGATGCCTGTTCTGGCTTGCAAGGCTTCCTCATCTTCCACAGCTTTGGAGGAGGCACAGGCTCTGGCTTTACTTCTCTGCTGATGGAACGCCTTTCCCTTGACTATGGCAAGAAGTCCAAGCTAGAATTTGCCATCTACCCGGCACCACAGGTCTCCACAGCAGTGGTGGAGCCCTACAACTCCATCCTGACGACCCACACCACCCTGGAACACTCAGACTGTGCTTTCATGGTGGATAACGAAGCTATCTATGACATCTGCCGCAGGAACCTGGACATTGAGCGCCCCACCTATACCAACCTCAACCGCCTCATCAGCCAGATTGTGTCCTCAATCACTGCCTCTCTCCGCTTTGATGGAGCCCTCAATGTGGACCTCACGGAGTTCCAAACCAACTTGGTACCCTATCCCCGAATCCACTTCCCACTGGTCACTTATGCACCCATCATTTCTGCTGAGAAAGCCTACCATGAGCAGCTGTCTGTGGCAGAGATAACCAGCTCCTGCTTTGAGCCCAACAGCCAGATGGTGAAGTGTGACCCACGTCATGGCAAATATATGGCTTGCTGCATGCTCTATCGTGGTGATGTGGTACCCAAGGATGTGAATGTTGCCATTGCTGCCATCAAGACCAAGAGAACCATCCAGTTTGTTGACTGGTGTCCCACAGGCTTCAAG GTGGGCATCAACTACCAGCCACCCACTGTTGTGCCAGGAGGGGACTTGGCTAAAGTCCAGCGAGCCGTGTGCATGCTGAGCAACACCACAGCAATTGCAGAGGCCTGGGCCCGCCTGGACCATAAGTTTGATCTCATGTACGCCAAGCGGGCCTTTGTACATTGGTATGTtggagagggaatggaggaaggagaatttTCCGAGGCCAGGGAGGACCTGGCTGCCCTGGAGAAGGATTATGAAGAAGTGGGGACTGATTCATTTGAAGAGGAAAATGAGGGGGAGGAATTTTAA
- the Tuba8 gene encoding tubulin alpha-8 chain isoform X2 translates to MVDLEPTVVDEVRAGTYRHLFHPEQLITGKEDAANNYARGHYTVGKESIDLVLDRIRKLTDACSGLQGFLIFHSFGGGTGSGFTSLLMERLSLDYGKKSKLEFAIYPAPQVSTAVVEPYNSILTTHTTLEHSDCAFMVDNEAIYDICRRNLDIERPTYTNLNRLISQIVSSITASLRFDGALNVDLTEFQTNLVPYPRIHFPLVTYAPIISAEKAYHEQLSVAEITSSCFEPNSQMVKCDPRHGKYMACCMLYRGDVVPKDVNVAIAAIKTKRTIQFVDWCPTGFKVGINYQPPTVVPGGDLAKVQRAVCMLSNTTAIAEAWARLDHKFDLMYAKRAFVHWYVGEGMEEGEFSEAREDLAALEKDYEEVGTDSFEEENEGEEF, encoded by the exons ATGGTCGACCTGGAACCTACTGTAGTAG ATGAGGTGCGGGCAGGAACCTACCGCCATCTCTTCCATCCTGAGCAGCTGATCACGGGGAAGGAGGATGCTGCTAACAATTACGCCCGCGGGCACTATACAGTAGGCAAGGAGAGTATCGACCTGGTGCTGGACCGCATCCGTAAGCTG ACAGATGCCTGTTCTGGCTTGCAAGGCTTCCTCATCTTCCACAGCTTTGGAGGAGGCACAGGCTCTGGCTTTACTTCTCTGCTGATGGAACGCCTTTCCCTTGACTATGGCAAGAAGTCCAAGCTAGAATTTGCCATCTACCCGGCACCACAGGTCTCCACAGCAGTGGTGGAGCCCTACAACTCCATCCTGACGACCCACACCACCCTGGAACACTCAGACTGTGCTTTCATGGTGGATAACGAAGCTATCTATGACATCTGCCGCAGGAACCTGGACATTGAGCGCCCCACCTATACCAACCTCAACCGCCTCATCAGCCAGATTGTGTCCTCAATCACTGCCTCTCTCCGCTTTGATGGAGCCCTCAATGTGGACCTCACGGAGTTCCAAACCAACTTGGTACCCTATCCCCGAATCCACTTCCCACTGGTCACTTATGCACCCATCATTTCTGCTGAGAAAGCCTACCATGAGCAGCTGTCTGTGGCAGAGATAACCAGCTCCTGCTTTGAGCCCAACAGCCAGATGGTGAAGTGTGACCCACGTCATGGCAAATATATGGCTTGCTGCATGCTCTATCGTGGTGATGTGGTACCCAAGGATGTGAATGTTGCCATTGCTGCCATCAAGACCAAGAGAACCATCCAGTTTGTTGACTGGTGTCCCACAGGCTTCAAG GTGGGCATCAACTACCAGCCACCCACTGTTGTGCCAGGAGGGGACTTGGCTAAAGTCCAGCGAGCCGTGTGCATGCTGAGCAACACCACAGCAATTGCAGAGGCCTGGGCCCGCCTGGACCATAAGTTTGATCTCATGTACGCCAAGCGGGCCTTTGTACATTGGTATGTtggagagggaatggaggaaggagaatttTCCGAGGCCAGGGAGGACCTGGCTGCCCTGGAGAAGGATTATGAAGAAGTGGGGACTGATTCATTTGAAGAGGAAAATGAGGGGGAGGAATTTTAA